TGGTTCGCCGACAACCAGCCGGTGACGCCGATCGTCAACACGATACGCGATCTTTTCGCCCAGCAGCCAGTCAGCGGCGACATCTGGAGCGCACTTTCCTGGATGGTTGGCATCCTCGTTGTCGCCTTCGCTCTGGCGATGGTCATCTATCGCCGCAAGATCTCCTAGCTGGAGAGGACGGACACATGAACTTCTGGGACACGGTCACCGGAAACGATCTCACCAAGGAATGGAAGACGTTCGAAGCACGCGCCGCCGTGTTGCCGGCCGACTATCGCGCGGCCTGGGAGGAGATGAAGACGCATCTTTTCTCGTACTCGGACTTCACCGGCCGCAACCTGATGCCGATTTTCGACAGCGCTCTCGGACTGCTCGAGGAGACGGCGGCCGAGGAGCAGAGCATCGAGGATGT
The nucleotide sequence above comes from Fodinicola acaciae. Encoded proteins:
- a CDS encoding DUF1048 domain-containing protein; this translates as MNFWDTVTGNDLTKEWKTFEARAAVLPADYRAAWEEMKTHLFSYSDFTGRNLMPIFDSALGLLEETAAEEQSIEDVLGDDIAGFCAALAGGEGARTYRDRWRDQLNRNVARKLGRG